The Corvus moneduloides isolate bCorMon1 chromosome 1, bCorMon1.pri, whole genome shotgun sequence nucleotide sequence GAACTTCTGGGCCATCGTCCTCTACAACATCCTGGCTCTCAACAGCCTGGAGTTTGCACTGCTGGTGACCAAGAGACTCCTCGTGATGGGTAAGGTGCTGCCAGCCTTCCCCACTGAGAGACCCCTGTCTTAATGGGGGGACACTGgtgcaggagctgaggactGGGATTTTGAGTCCTTGTGGGTCCAAAGTGTCTTGGCCACTGGCTTGTGGCTGCTCCCAATGTCCTTAATTCTTATGGGGAAAGTGCAGGCAGTGGTTTCTTAGCCCCCACGCTCCTCACTGGGTGTTCTGTGGTACCAGCTGCCTTCCAGGTGTGCTTGtacagctcctggcacagcctgacaCTGGTTTAGGCTCCCTGGAGCACTGCAAGGGTCACATTCACCTCACCAAGCAGGGCTGAGACCCTGCCTGTGAAACAGTCCCCTTGCTGGAGAAAGGGATCTACTCATCCTGCCTCATTTCCTCTGCTTCGGCAGACATTCCTGCATCATCCTGAGGGTGACAGGTACAAATCCTCATCCTGCAGTCTGTACATTTCTAATCAGTGGGTTGTGGCACTATTTTGAAGTCTTCTTGAGCTATAAATAACCATTCTCTCTGGGATGGGGCTGGCTTAGGGAATGGGTAATGTCACACTCTGGGCTCCGTGTGTCAGGAGTGCCTGCCCGCTGAGCTCGGTGGCTTTTGCTGGTTGCATTATTCATTGCAGAGGTCCTGTTTTAGCAAGAACAAACCCTGGATCCACCTCTCTGCTGTGGATACCGGATTTGTGATTGCAAACACCGTCAGACCCTTCCTAAGCGGAGGGAGAGCTTCGGGCTCTGTCACTGACGTAAGtgacaaaaatatgtattttcctgGGCGGACACTGCGTCCCCACTAAGTCCAGGGCAAGGCTGGGCTTGATCCTCAGCATCAGTGGGGCCCAAAGCTTCCAGAAGGTCACAGTGTTGAGTCACAATGGACATGGGCAGGTTCAATGGGCAGAAAGTCAACCATGATGTCTGAACTTGGGGAGCAGAAGGATTTCTGGGGGTAAGAGGGGCTCAAAGCCCCTCCAGCATGTCCCCACGTTAGCTGCAATCCATGGTGGGGCTCAGGCACCAAGGTGAGCTTCATCTAAAACCAGATTCTGAGGGTTTCCCTCTTCTCTCAGtgaagctgcagggctggatcTAGGATGAAAAACATCATTGGCCATCGTGAGCTTGTGGGACCTCCCAAACCCACctgagaggcagctgtgctggtgaaGGATTGGCATTGTTAGGCAAGCTAACAGGCCCTGGATGACCGtgtctccctccctgctccaggtttCCCTGTCAGCACCTTGTCCATCTGGTTCATCACGTACTGCGGAGTGCAGCTGATCAAGGAGCGCGAGCGCATCCTGGCCAtcgaggaggaggagaagggtgACAAGGCAAAGGTGGAGTAGGGGAGGCACCAGCAGGCTTGTCCCGAAGCCTTGTCCCCttcccagccactgctgccaggCCAGCCACTGGCCAGGGCTCTCCAAGCCCTCCTGGCAATCGGACTGCTGTAGCTCATCCACGTAGAAGTCACCTGGGAGGCACAGGTCACCCCCTTGCTGCAGGAAAGATTTTCCATCAGGCACAGTGGGCATTTCACAGGCTCCCCAGGCATGGCAGGATGCTGAGGCAGCTCCCAGGACATTTCTTTCATGCCAGAGCCATGCCCATGAATTTTCTGACCCTCTGACATTGTGCAGGCCCAGAGATTTCACCCCGCAGCACTTGGTCCACCAGCACTGGACTCTTCCACAGCCCATGATGCCCAGAGGAGACTCTCTAGGTCCCATGGCTGGAACTTTTAGGGTCCTGCACTGCTGGATCTGAGAATGAAGTGGCCACCACAACCACCCTGCTGTGTCACGTGCCCTGGGACTCAAGCCAAACCCCACCTCTATTTCTTCATATGCCGCGGACAAAGGTCTAAGGTCAcattcctgcccatggctgaGGGACAGAACGTGCTGTAGCCAACCCTTGCTCATCTCCAGCCACCCATCCCTTTCCTCAGCTGCCTTTGATGTGCCAAGCCCACGGCTGTAGGGCTGAGTGAGCACACAGGTAAATACAACCAAAGGAGAAAATCCCTGAATCAAGGGCAGGGACTTGGGGCTGGGCGGTGGAGGGAAAGCCATGGGAGACTCCTTGGAGAAATAGACTTTGGGAGTGTGTGAAACACGGTGCCTTGGGGGAAAGGTGGGTTTGTAACTGAAAAATAGCTCTGGTTCTCTTGCACTTTAGAGTAACTCTCAGTGGCCTTATGTCTGAGTGATGTCGGTGTTTGGTGAGGGCAGGATCCAGACCCCTTTGCAACGAGGGTCGAGACTCTTGGTGCATCCCTGTGGATGAAACGAGATGGGTTCCtagccagctttcagctctgcCAAAGTAATTCGTGAAGTCCTTGATAAATGTCACTTATTTATGTAGCCAATAAATGTTGGATAACTCTGGCACctgctgctcatccctgctacgctgctgtgctgcaggtgaCACCCCCGGCAATGCCCGGCCACCGGAGCTGAGAGGACAAGGATCTGTTTGCAGGTCCTCACCTGCCCCCCAAAAACAGTGACACAAGGTATTTCTGACTTCAGCAGAAACCCTCCTTGGTGACATCACCAGACTGAAGGTTGGGCTGCAGCTCGATTCATACCTTTAATTTGACTCTGCTTTCATACATATGTTGAGCCTGTGGCCAGCAAACTGTCACCCATATGGGTTTGGGGTTAGAAGCcgggtttgttttatttctggcaGCCTGACCAACAATGCTGGAAGTCAGGGGCAGGTATTGTGCCTTGGTGGGATCTCGTCACATCCCCTAAACCTCTCCAGATGCCAGGCACATCCCTTTTTGACACATCTATTGCTGCTGGACTTTTTGTAGGTGTTTCTTGGCACCTCCATTATTCCAAGTTTACTTTTTCCATCCAAACAGCTCTGCCACCATGTGCTTCCTGCAGGGCTAAATTCATCTCTTGCCCTCCCTGGGGGTGTCCTTGCACAGGTGGAACCACCCTGAGGTGCCAAAACCAAGGGCTCTGCGgtggctcagctcagctctgcgGCTGCCTGGGAGGACAGAGTCACCTCCCAGTGTCGAAGTGGGTGACTCACATGCAAAGCCCAGTGACTCTGCACTGCCCTCCTGACTTGGATGCTCCAGGAGAGAAAATAGCCCATTCACTAAGGGTCTATATTTACCCAGCAGCTGCATCTGCTGAAGCTGCCAGAAGGAGATAATCTTAGAGACCAGCCCAGCGAGTGATTTGTCAGAGACACTTTGTGGGAGAATTTGGGCTTTGTCCTCCTTTTCCAGGAGTTGTCCCTTCAGTTTTCACTGCTCTGACAAGCCCAGGAGGTCTGGTGGGGCAGGAGCACCCTGGTGCTATCTCAACCAGCTCAGCCTTGCACAGAACACCCTCAGCGTCCCTGAATGCCTCTGTAGGATGGGATTTATCCACTGCTCATCTCTCTGGAGAAGAGCATCTCATCTGCTCTGGTTGTTGCCTGCCCCTTCATAAAATTCAACCAAGAAGCcaagaaaagcaattatttattGCAATTAAATTCCCAGTTAATagccctgcactgggcactTTCTTGTTCAGGCTGACATGGCTAAAATTCGTGCATTCATCCTTTTTGTTAGAACATTTTGTAGGGGAGGGAGTGATCCTGCAACACTGCATCCCTCTAGGATGTATCCATGTATCCTCACTGTCGTGGTTTAATCCCACACAGTTtctcactcactcactccccctcGCCCTGCCATAAAGAGGAGAATCAGAAAGAAGAGGTGAACAGGTAAATctgttgagataagaacagtttaacGTTTGAAATCAAACAtagtgatgatgatgataataataatgataaggagaggagaaagagtgACAGAACCCAAGAGAAAAAAGTGATGTACAACACAATTGCTCATCACCCACTGACTGGcacccagcctgtccccagacAGCAAGTTGGCTCCCTCCTGGGTCATTTGcacagtttatatactgggaaTGATGTTCTGTGGAAGGGAATACCCCTCTGACCAGATCAGGTCAGCTCTCCTGGCCACGCTGTTTCCCAGCTTTTGGTGAagctcctcactggcagagcgTGAGACATGGAAAATCCTTGACTCAGGGTGAGAATGACTCAGTAAGAGCCAAAACATGGGTGAGTTATCAACATTATCCCCATCCTGActcaggaaaaacacagcactgaaggaggaaaattaGCTCTGTTCCAGACAAAACCAGGACATTCACCCTCTCCGATGTCCTGGGGGGACTATTGCCCACTTGGGAACACACTTAATGACTGGTGGAGTCCACTGGTCATTGGAAATCCCTGGCTGTGGCCTTGTCAGGTCTGGGGGACAGTGCACCCAGGCTCTTGGAAAACCAGGGCTGCTTCCCCAAgccttggagctgctccagctgctgagcaAAGCCACTGATGCCCACGGAGTCCCCAGAGCAGGTTTGGGACCAGCACAGTGCCCTTTCCCTGGGTGAAACACAAACCTGGGAGATGCCAGAGACCCACCAGGTCCCAGAGCTCCTCTGGAAAGGGCTGTAGCTGCATTTTAGCAGCGGCATCTCGTGGGGTGGGGAATTAGGAAGCCAAACTCAGATGGCAGCACAACgaaaaggaaaacaactcaGGGCTCAAGGGCGATTAAAGGCAGAGGGCGGGGGGAAATCCTGGCTGGTGGCACAACAACACAGGATTAAAGTTGGGATGGTACAGAGCTAatgcagagggagcagagagaggaggaggggggtgTCCAGCCCCAGATGTCAGGGAGCAAAGATTCCTGAAGTTCGACCCAGTTCAAAGATCAGCACTCAGCGTTTGATCCCATCACAGATGAGCAGCACAGAAGAGCTTATGATGTGAGCTCTGAAAACAGCTTGAGATTATTTCCCTGCTATATTGGTACTTCCCAGATGCTGCTGGAACCACACCAGTACAGAAGGGCTTCATACCAGTATAgctccctccctcttcccactTCTAAAACAACCACCATGgcaatttttataaatacatccGTGCCAGGGTAAGGGGTTATGTGGCTTTAAATGCACCAAGAATGGTGgctaatattttttcatagacTTAATTAAATCGTTAATTAAATCTGTGCCATCATTGAGTGTCAGACAGCCCAGAGGGTCCACAGTAAGAGATAAAACAGACTCATGCACAAGTTTTACTCTAGGTATAAATAATTATAGCTACTCTGCTTGCCTGTGTCTGTCAAAACTAATTTGCTTCTTTGTGAGCTCCGTGGGAATAGCTGGACCTGGACTGGCCATTTCAGGACCCATGGGACTTCCTAGACATCCATGGGCAGGCAAGCAGGACACAAGAGCCACTGGAGAACTCAGCCACTATGGAGCATTGGCTCCAGGCCAGGCAGGTTGTCCTGCTGTGTCTCTAGACTTCGTCATGGGGGTGATGAACCAGAAGATCGGAGCAGAACACCCTCAATTTACTAGAAGGTACTTGTGTTTAGATGTCCTAATCTGTGAGCTGAAGCCCACCATTgtatttcctttgcttctgttCTGCCTCGGACACTCTCTCTGTCACCAGGATCTGGAAAAGATGGATTTCTTGGTGCCAAGGTGCCCAGAGACTGTGCCACTGGGACCCATTTGCAGGTATGATGGAGTCACAGAATcagtgaggctggaaaagagccTTGGGATTGACTCCAGCCTATGATTgaaccagaccatggcactgagtgccacgtccagtctttccttaaacacctccagggacggtgactccaccacctaTTGCAGGGAAAAAGAGCCATCCCTCTCCCACAGTCCTCAAATCTCCTGCTTTagagagaattttaaaataacttccagCACAGGTCTCATATCCCATACAGGGCTGTAATTAAACAGCTCTACCTCCATTTGCCACCCCCTTCCAGACCCCTGAAAAGTGACTCTAGAGGAGAATAAAGGACAAACCTGTGCAGCAAAGCAGCCCTGTGTGGGAGCTGGCTGGAGTTTGGGATGCCACAAAGCCCACATAAGACCCTCCCTTAGCGCATCTTTCCAGCTTTGACTTCACAGGCTATTTTTAGCACAGCTAAAGATCCAGCACTTTCGGAGCAGCCCATTTAGCATCATCAGGAGGAAGTCCCAGCCTTGCCACCCATGACCCAAAAGGCAGATTGGGCTGTTAGACTCACCCAGAGGCCGCTTCCCAAGCCCACGGGTCGCACGCGTCCCCTGTGGTGTCACGGCGGTGAAACCTCCTGCTCCCCCCGTGGTGACTCATGAGCTGACAGACCCTTCCTGAATTACTGAGGCTGGAATTACAGCTGCTCCCCCGgccccctcccttcctccttgtcCAATGTGTCATATTAAAGGGTGATCGGCTTACACATGCTGCAGTATGGATTCCTTAAGCTCTGCAGCGCTGTGTCTATATATAAAGCCCCGAGCTGGAAACTGAAGTACACAGACAGCTGGGAGCGTAGCGAGCGTTTCACATTCCCAGTGTGCCGGCGGTCTGGGAGCCCGTGAGGCTGCGAGCCCTGCTTTGAGCAAGTTTCCTCACTCAGTTATAGATATAGCCACCAATATTTAGCCATAAAAGAAGGATTGCGGAAAACAACGAGCGGCTACTCGTCACCATGGGTTTGCCTCTTGATCAAGCGGAAGAGTTGCGTCTCTACCAGCAAACTCTTCTCCAAGATGGACTCAAAGACATGTTGGACCACAATAAGTTTCTGGATTGTGTCTTAAAAGTCAAAGGGAAGGAGTTTCCCTGCCATCGgctggtgctggcagcctgCAGCCCGTATTTCCGGGCGATGTTCCTTTCAGACATGGAAGAGAGCAAGAAGAGGGAAGTCAGCTTGGAAGATGTTGATCCAGACGTCATGGGCAAGATCCTCCATTACATCTACACCTCCGAGCTCGAGATCACCGAGCAGAACGTGCAGGACATCTTCTCCGTGGCCAACATGTTCCAGATCCCCTCCATTTTCACCGTGTGCGTGTCCTTCCTGCAGAAGCGGCTCTGCCTCAGCAACTGCCTGGCCATCTTCCGGCTGGGATTGATGCTGGATTGCGCCCGGCTGGCCGTGGCCGCCCGGGATTTCATCTGTGACCGCTTCGCGCTGGTCTCGCGGGACGAGGAGTTCTACCAGCTCTCCCCCGATGAGCTGATTGCCATCATCTCCAGCGACTCCCTCAACATCGAGAAGGAGGAGAGTGTCTTTGAGGTGGTGATGAAGTGGGTGGGGACCAAGGACCGTGAGAGCCGACAGAAGGCCTTGCCCGTCATCTTTGAAAGCATCCGCTTCCGCCTCATGCCCAACAACTACATCACGGACCACGTGGAGAAGCACACCATGGTCAAGTCCAGCCCGGAGCTGCTCAAGAAGCTGCAGATGGTGAAGGATGCCCAGAAAGGCAAATTCACGGTGGTGAAGaagaggaaagtgaagaagaacaGTGAGAATCAAGCAAAGGAGAATGCTGTCAATGGAGCAGTAGATGAAGATACAGAGGAGGAGGCTCTCCCTGGGATCTTGAATGACACGATGCGCTTTGGGATGTTCCTCCAGGACCTTATTTTCATGGTGAGCGACAGTGGGGCAGTGGCCTATGACCCCAATGCCAATGAGTGCTATTTTGCCTCCCTGTCTACTCAAATCCCGAAGAACCACATCAGTCTGGTGACCAAAGAGAATCAGATCTTCATTGTTGGAGGCGTATACTACAATGAAGACAACAAAGAGGATCCCATGAGCTCCTACTTCCTACAGGTACTACCtttatcttttgtttcttttaccaCTTGGGAGCATCACGAGGCTTTAGCTTCCATGTGAAGCCAGTAATATTTTTTGTCACATGATGTTAAAAGGAAAGTTGTAAATGAAGGAGAAGCATCTGAGTTGCTTTACTAGAGGCTCTTCTCCCTTTATTTTTAAGGCAGATGCCACTGAGGGGTGGTTCTGGTAGTTGAAGAAGAAGGTTTGAAGGAGTAAGAAATAGGAATGAGCGTTCCTGATTCAAATTCTGAATGGAGGATTGTTTAGATCAGTGAATTtggcccagccctggctgccatAGTGCTCACAAACTGGGAGGTTTGTGGCATCAGACCCGGGTTCTTCTTTGCATCTCCGGTGTTCCCTGGTTACGAACCCCAGCAAAACCCAAGGGTGAAGCTGCCAGGTGCCaaaaaaggagcagcagcagcagcagcagctgcagccacagagcgAACACCCCAAGGACACAGGGCATGTCCTGCCTCCCAACATGTGTCCCATTCCTAGGGCTCTTCCTGCCCCTGGAGATGGGTTTGTTCCAGCTCAGAGTCTGTGCCTCAGCCATTTCCATCCTGTGAGGGAGAAACCACCATGTGGTGTCTTTGGGGATAATCCTCAGGGAAAGTGGCTGTTCTAGCTCAGCAGTGACCGAACTGTGGCTGGATTGAGCTGCACAGGCAATCTGAGCCCCAGCTTGGGCTGTAGCCCAGATGTCTTTCCCTGTAGACAGCTAAGGCAAGGCGCCTACCCTTCCTGCTGACCCCGAGGAATCCAGTAAATCCTCTGTTCTTCCTCCCATAcccagaaatactttttttgtttttctccatggCTCAAGTCTTCTGGGAAGAAACAATAACGTGTCCCAGGCTCACATCTTCTGGGGAAAACAATAACATCTCCAGGCAGAAAGGATAAAATGGGGGTGGTTGTCAAGTTGAGACACAGAGCCCTGATGCCTCCCTTGACTCATTGCCCTCATCAGTAGGGCTGCATACCATGCAGGGACCATGCTTGTCCTCACCTGGAAAGGGGCAGGAGGTTGTGCAGGCCAGGTGAAGTCCAGGGAATGAGAAGCCAGGAGGAAGAGTCCTCAGCCCATCAGTTAcctgtgcagagcaggcagaTTCATTCAGCCCAAACCTGTGGCTAAAGATCAATCTTCCCAGCAGAGGTGGAGCAGGGTCCAGAGAGGTCACAGAACatccatagaatcatagaatggcctaggttgggagggacctcgaagatcacctagttccaaacccctgccatgagcagggataccttccactacaccaagttgctcagagctccatccagcctggccttggacacttccaggggtggggcaaCGCTGGAAACATTCCTTGGAAACATTCAGTATTTGACTGCAGAAAGTCCTCCAATCTTCTCTAACTCCAACTCTGTGCCCCTTTGAACATGGGGGTTGGATGAAAGACCTTTGGAGATCCTTCCCCCCAAAGCACTCTGTGGTTCTAAACTGCAAACAGCAAGATTTCTCTATTCAGTTCCCAGTTTGCCACTGACTCAGTGGTAAATGCCTTGAGCATTGTGAGGTCATTTTTAGCTCTCCCCCACAAGAAGGGGACAGTGATCCTTCCACACCTCACTGTGTCACTTGTGCTTGTGAGAAGCAGACAAGTCCTGGGGCTGGAGAGTGCCATCAGTTTGCAAATGTTTACTTTATTACATCAGTGTCATTTTGTAGCTCATGGTTGTTGTACGAGCAAGAGAAGTTTTGAGccctttttttcagctgaaatgacATAGTTAGATGCGCACCTTGATGACAAGCTCTTGAACgactgtgctgcagctccctaCACCTTCTGGCTGTTTCTATCCTCCCAAATTTCACATTCTCCCTGCTGAAGTCAGGACCGCTAGGTCAGGGATAATTTAGATTTAAGAACAGGcaccaaaatataaaaatgctgaTAAATCCCAGAGGCCTTGCAGATTTTGGCAGGAGCAAAATGATTCCATTGACatttcagatggaaaaaggGTATCCTTTCTTTGTCACTTGAAAGATTTATGACTCGAAAACAATGCTGAATCCATCAAGAAGCAGGAACTATCCTGATGACTAAACTGCTCAGGGTCGCACTATAAATAACACATATGTGGACCACAGCTTACAAAGAGACAAAAACCACAGGCACCCAGCTGAGGCTGAGTCTTTGGAGCCAACTCATGAGGCTGGAGCTCCTTGGCCTGAGCCCACGGCAAACAGTGCTCCCAGGCAATGCTGCGTCACAGCTTCACCCTGCAGTCCCACTAAATTGGCTGCAAgacatccctccctcctctaTCAAgctacattaattttttttgccccAGTTCCCATTAAGCCACAGTTCTCAGAGTCCTCAGtctcagattttttcttttttctggtgGGAGATGAGGCAATGCCTTGATCTACGGATGTCCAAGGATTCGGTGGTCTGATCCAGCAGCTTGCTCATCTGTCAGATGGGTCTGGCACACTTTATCTGTGTAGCCAACATTGCTGGCACCACCCTGTTACctggcagagagggagaatATCAGGATGAAGCACTGTGAGGTGTTCTACATATAAAAAGGTTCAGGAAAATTTCCAAGACTGAAATGCTTCCCTCCTCCAGTCCCAGGAAAAATCCATT carries:
- the KLHL40 gene encoding kelch-like protein 40 yields the protein MGLPLDQAEELRLYQQTLLQDGLKDMLDHNKFLDCVLKVKGKEFPCHRLVLAACSPYFRAMFLSDMEESKKREVSLEDVDPDVMGKILHYIYTSELEITEQNVQDIFSVANMFQIPSIFTVCVSFLQKRLCLSNCLAIFRLGLMLDCARLAVAARDFICDRFALVSRDEEFYQLSPDELIAIISSDSLNIEKEESVFEVVMKWVGTKDRESRQKALPVIFESIRFRLMPNNYITDHVEKHTMVKSSPELLKKLQMVKDAQKGKFTVVKKRKVKKNSENQAKENAVNGAVDEDTEEEALPGILNDTMRFGMFLQDLIFMVSDSGAVAYDPNANECYFASLSTQIPKNHISLVTKENQIFIVGGVYYNEDNKEDPMSSYFLQYDHLDADWLGMPPLPSPRCLFGLGEAENSIFVVGGKELKEGEKTLDSVLCYDRLSFKWGEADPLPYAVYGHAVVSHKDLVYVIGGKGSDKKCLKKMYVYNPAKFEWKEMAPMKTARSLFGATVHKDKIYVAAGVTDSGLTNSVEVYDIATNKWDTFTEFPQERSSVSLVSLSGVLYLLGGFATVETESGELVPTELNDVWRYDEEQKKWEGVLREIQYASGATFLPVRLNVLRLTKM